In Symmachiella dynata, the following are encoded in one genomic region:
- a CDS encoding RraA family protein, translating to MNSVTGSPQPPNLAELASFDTPTICNAIELFDVRSPTVGYMDRRIAACFPDLPPMVGYAVTATFRSAEPARRREGDPNPAFQLLEILTDHSEPSIVVFQDLDDPSAGATFGDGMCLTYKTFGAVGLITSGAARDLDNVRALDFPCFSHGAVCGHGHCHIESVDVPVHIGGVTIHPGDLLHGDRNGVTTIPLEVAHLVPFACSEYLKHEALVLDPLRGGNMDISDHRQAIAEMSQSLDQLKAELLSMR from the coding sequence ATGAACTCAGTCACGGGATCGCCTCAACCACCAAATCTCGCTGAACTGGCGAGTTTTGACACACCCACGATTTGCAACGCAATTGAGCTGTTTGATGTTCGCTCGCCGACGGTCGGTTATATGGACCGCCGCATTGCTGCTTGTTTTCCTGACCTGCCCCCGATGGTCGGTTATGCAGTAACGGCGACGTTTCGCTCAGCGGAACCGGCTCGACGGCGAGAAGGCGATCCCAATCCTGCCTTCCAACTACTCGAAATCCTGACGGACCATTCAGAGCCAAGCATCGTAGTGTTTCAGGATCTCGACGATCCCTCTGCAGGCGCGACGTTCGGGGACGGCATGTGTCTGACGTATAAAACTTTCGGAGCTGTGGGTCTCATCACATCCGGGGCAGCTCGTGATCTGGACAACGTGCGCGCACTCGATTTTCCGTGCTTCAGTCATGGCGCGGTGTGCGGTCACGGCCATTGTCACATCGAATCAGTCGACGTACCCGTTCACATCGGAGGCGTGACGATCCACCCCGGCGATTTACTACATGGTGATCGCAACGGGGTGACAACCATTCCACTCGAAGTCGCTCATCTCGTGCCCTTTGCGTGCTCCGAGTACCTCAAGCATGAAGCACTGGTGCTCGACCCGCTGCGTGGGGGTAATATGGATATCTCCGACCACCGACAGGCGATCGCTGAGATGAGCCAGTCTCTTGATCAGCTCAAAGCCGAGTTATTGAGCATGCGTTAG
- a CDS encoding FadR/GntR family transcriptional regulator gives MSTNVRIQETQSVDLADRLRERIQSSGLADGELFMTESELAEEYGVSRTVAREAVGRLAAIGLLEGRKSKGLVVRRPDPLRLLELGLPSLIDSQQDISELAMLRYVLEMGAVEPAVRNGTDEQVQRLSELAVEMEEAIRNGKRQQVPEIDIAFHSVLLEMTGSTLVAGMQRVLVRFFASSRDVVADKATARRVIWEHQELAAAVRDRDANQARAMLHLQARDWLKCQKPNEAS, from the coding sequence ATGTCGACAAACGTCAGAATTCAGGAAACACAGTCTGTTGACCTGGCAGACCGTCTCCGCGAGCGCATTCAGTCGTCTGGACTCGCCGATGGTGAGTTGTTCATGACGGAATCGGAGCTAGCTGAGGAGTACGGCGTCTCCCGCACCGTGGCTCGCGAGGCTGTGGGCCGATTGGCTGCGATTGGGTTGTTGGAGGGACGCAAGAGTAAAGGGCTGGTCGTGCGACGCCCTGATCCATTGCGATTGCTTGAACTCGGTTTGCCGTCACTGATCGATTCGCAACAGGACATTTCCGAGCTAGCGATGTTGCGCTATGTGTTGGAAATGGGAGCCGTCGAACCGGCGGTGCGTAATGGGACGGATGAGCAGGTGCAGCGACTCAGCGAACTCGCAGTGGAGATGGAGGAGGCGATTCGCAATGGGAAGAGACAACAGGTTCCGGAGATCGACATCGCCTTTCATTCCGTTTTGCTCGAGATGACCGGTTCGACACTGGTGGCCGGGATGCAGCGTGTTTTAGTTCGATTTTTTGCCTCAAGTCGCGATGTCGTCGCCGACAAAGCCACGGCGAGGCGCGTGATCTGGGAGCATCAAGAACTTGCCGCTGCGGTCCGTGACCGCGATGCCAATCAGGCGCGCGCAATGTTGCACCTGCAAGCGCGAGACTGGTTGAAATGTCAGAAACCAAACGAAGCTAGCTGA
- a CDS encoding alpha/beta hydrolase fold domain-containing protein — MIICDSTETTRFARWLLLGSLCLASCFTASATVQAQPKPKPQSHEPMHRLTWAEYEATLRYWKKTHPSWVTLQSRGISGQNMPVYLLKITDSSVPDTDKQICLITTLHCGPERSGSSGALSLVDWMLSDDPLAAETRRRQIVLIMPVVNPLALFYTDRWRNENGVEPYVGMDRDGKAWDVKNLTFRRPEEAPEVMAVLSVVDEYQPEVHVDFHGVGLQEYGPDELGTRRMYQGQIMTEITGSAYSNYALRPWDWRVTEAMIEAGKAAGFPSDRFEADAQRTFWGNELAPLGKKLWHGMPKFYTQHYSYAKYHTMIATQEVAWEQSIVERTKGLFRIGNQVWNDERQPSYPVNRMKHFVGHFVTAYGNTASERRKSRVELWSKQSNLALGFMYPQTIGRESLICATTAAAKRAVAADGLRELQINLHDLFGEKAQNIRKFIDAGPELKLAMEIPSARLMEAKKEDDVSFENGVSFRLRLPYRKPTQLQVQLNGQVLQESPTDGYESWFADGFTQVHVNVPPAKARQTELYVITCSYTPDEVRRTGWMPPAAVQKQLATATADATPANFTDLSYGEHFRQSMDVWLAESKTPTPLVFYLHGGGWAAQDKTDIHQHLDVRKLLDAGISVASVNYRLLQDANAADVKPPVQWPLEDAARALQFVRSQADHWNIDKQRIAACGVSAGGCSSLWLALHDDMAKPQSDDPIARESTRLFCAAGKAPQTSLDPRQLVEWIPNSEYGGRAFGFSGPSRPESFAPFLAARDSILSQIQLYSPIEHASENDPPLFMEFPTQDKVPVAGERQSDPTHSAVSGLMLQQKLERLGGKVELRYKNDGKTGHDTMQEFLMQQIQSNQ, encoded by the coding sequence ATGATCATCTGCGACTCCACAGAAACAACTCGATTTGCCCGTTGGCTGTTGCTGGGTAGCCTATGTCTGGCCAGTTGTTTCACTGCATCGGCGACCGTTCAGGCACAGCCGAAACCAAAACCGCAGTCGCATGAGCCGATGCATCGCCTGACCTGGGCGGAATATGAAGCGACTTTGCGGTATTGGAAGAAAACGCACCCAAGTTGGGTGACGCTGCAGTCGCGCGGCATCAGCGGTCAGAACATGCCGGTCTATTTGCTGAAGATCACCGATTCCTCAGTACCCGATACAGACAAGCAGATCTGTTTGATCACCACGTTGCATTGCGGACCCGAACGGTCGGGGTCGTCCGGAGCATTGTCACTGGTCGACTGGATGCTAAGCGACGACCCGTTGGCAGCAGAGACTCGCCGCCGGCAGATTGTGCTCATCATGCCTGTGGTGAATCCGCTGGCTCTGTTTTACACGGATCGCTGGCGCAATGAGAACGGTGTCGAGCCCTATGTGGGAATGGATCGTGACGGCAAGGCTTGGGATGTGAAAAACCTCACGTTTCGCCGGCCGGAAGAAGCTCCCGAAGTCATGGCTGTGCTATCTGTTGTCGACGAATATCAGCCGGAGGTTCATGTCGACTTTCATGGAGTCGGACTTCAGGAATATGGTCCGGATGAGCTGGGCACGCGTCGCATGTACCAGGGCCAGATCATGACCGAGATCACCGGCAGCGCCTATTCCAATTATGCACTGCGTCCTTGGGATTGGCGGGTGACCGAAGCGATGATCGAAGCGGGCAAAGCAGCCGGTTTTCCTTCGGATCGATTTGAAGCAGATGCACAACGCACTTTCTGGGGAAATGAACTGGCGCCACTGGGAAAGAAACTGTGGCATGGCATGCCCAAGTTCTATACACAACATTATTCATACGCCAAATACCACACCATGATCGCGACGCAAGAAGTAGCTTGGGAACAAAGCATCGTCGAACGCACCAAAGGACTATTTCGCATCGGCAATCAAGTCTGGAACGACGAAAGACAGCCCAGCTATCCTGTCAATCGTATGAAACATTTCGTCGGACACTTTGTCACAGCCTACGGGAACACCGCCAGCGAACGCCGCAAAAGCCGTGTGGAGCTGTGGTCAAAGCAAAGCAATCTGGCCCTCGGGTTCATGTATCCTCAGACGATTGGTCGTGAAAGCCTGATTTGTGCAACGACCGCAGCAGCAAAGCGCGCCGTTGCAGCTGACGGACTTCGCGAACTACAGATTAACCTGCACGATCTGTTTGGTGAGAAGGCGCAAAACATCAGAAAGTTCATCGATGCCGGGCCGGAACTGAAATTGGCGATGGAAATTCCGAGTGCCCGATTGATGGAAGCCAAGAAGGAGGACGATGTCTCGTTCGAAAACGGCGTCAGCTTCCGCCTGCGACTTCCCTATCGCAAACCGACTCAGCTTCAGGTGCAACTCAACGGGCAGGTCCTGCAGGAAAGCCCCACGGATGGTTATGAAAGCTGGTTCGCCGATGGATTTACCCAGGTTCACGTGAATGTGCCTCCGGCCAAGGCTCGTCAGACGGAACTCTACGTCATCACCTGTTCTTACACTCCAGATGAAGTTCGTCGCACAGGCTGGATGCCGCCCGCCGCGGTGCAGAAACAATTGGCCACGGCAACCGCCGATGCCACTCCGGCCAACTTCACCGACCTTTCGTATGGCGAACACTTTCGGCAATCCATGGATGTCTGGCTGGCCGAATCGAAGACACCCACGCCCCTTGTGTTCTATCTGCACGGTGGCGGCTGGGCCGCACAGGACAAGACAGATATTCATCAACACCTGGATGTGCGCAAGTTATTGGACGCGGGGATCTCGGTCGCCTCGGTGAACTACCGTCTACTTCAGGATGCCAATGCGGCGGATGTGAAGCCACCGGTGCAATGGCCGTTGGAAGACGCTGCGCGGGCTTTGCAGTTCGTCCGTTCCCAGGCCGATCATTGGAACATTGACAAACAGCGAATTGCGGCCTGCGGAGTCAGCGCGGGTGGATGTTCGTCGCTGTGGCTGGCTCTGCACGACGACATGGCCAAACCGCAGAGTGACGATCCGATCGCCCGGGAATCGACTCGTCTATTTTGTGCTGCCGGCAAGGCACCGCAAACCTCACTCGACCCCCGGCAACTGGTCGAATGGATTCCGAACTCCGAGTACGGCGGTCGAGCATTCGGGTTCTCCGGTCCGTCGCGCCCAGAGTCATTCGCACCCTTCTTGGCAGCCCGCGATTCGATCCTCTCGCAGATCCAGCTTTATTCACCCATCGAACATGCCAGTGAAAATGATCCGCCACTGTTCATGGAGTTTCCCACTCAGGACAAAGTCCCCGTTGCCGGCGAAAGACAATCCGACCCCACGCACTCCGCTGTGTCCGGACTGATGCTGCAACAAAAGCTAGAGCGACTGGGAGGCAAGGTCGAACTGCGTTACAAGAACGATGGAAAAACCGGCCACGATACGATGCAGGAATTTCTCATGCAGCAGATACAGTCGAACCAATAA
- a CDS encoding phosphate ABC transporter substrate-binding protein has protein sequence MRHIFRITGLLALLSSIGICDEPQQQKQTPTAVRSTLEQDIVGLWMMGQSLCEGAESLPIVTPTDSGWGNLMFQRGVRTWAVRQHCLEPEKRPGDQFRFVPLAATQSGGLGETIANGMADHLKSLLIATPPSGTEKPTQGPHFLVTYAGQGGRLIDELSSVDQSNDARTPKNRQHGGGYYKTSLDDARRARSQAEAMGKTFSIAALIWMQGEANGGPTGGINPSRWDQELKRPHGQKWYRDRLIDYRKQWSHDLQLITGQVREIPMFTYQTQGPAGEAQMLAADRDAHITMVGPHYMIPSAVNSRYADRYGDPIHMSADGERWYGEQVAKVMHRVLVEGEAWQPLRPRKAWIASDRTNVWVEFQVPRPPLVLDQTFLPREEYPLADGFHSLYGFQIRDSARAVLGIADVKVESPTRIRIQLAAPMKGDTDYTLSYGLPYAGQIGKITDIRKGPTVAGQATTELLIDGNIGQQLKPLLAAGAFYVSNMLSGDAYARAPIRHVNSKDGVTLLRFEDRELRNNTAFSVGQTLTTMRSFSYGNLRDSDPEKAIYRFADSEYGTRAGQAYPLWNWCVLFKQLPITDEIE, from the coding sequence ATGAGACATATTTTCCGAATCACAGGACTTTTGGCCCTTCTGTCGAGCATCGGTATCTGTGACGAACCGCAGCAACAGAAACAAACACCGACCGCTGTTCGTTCGACTTTAGAACAGGACATCGTTGGCTTGTGGATGATGGGGCAATCATTGTGTGAAGGGGCCGAGTCTCTGCCAATCGTGACGCCGACTGATTCTGGTTGGGGCAACTTGATGTTTCAGCGCGGAGTCCGCACCTGGGCCGTGCGTCAGCATTGTTTGGAACCGGAGAAACGGCCCGGCGACCAGTTTCGTTTCGTTCCGCTGGCAGCAACGCAGTCCGGTGGATTGGGGGAAACGATTGCCAATGGAATGGCCGATCATTTGAAGTCTCTGCTGATCGCAACGCCCCCAAGCGGCACAGAGAAGCCCACGCAGGGTCCTCACTTTCTTGTGACTTATGCCGGACAGGGAGGACGCTTGATCGATGAGCTCTCCAGCGTTGATCAGTCAAATGATGCGCGGACTCCTAAAAATCGACAGCATGGCGGCGGTTACTACAAAACCAGTCTCGACGATGCACGCCGCGCTCGGAGTCAGGCGGAAGCGATGGGCAAAACGTTTTCGATTGCTGCATTGATCTGGATGCAGGGAGAAGCCAATGGGGGACCCACCGGCGGGATCAATCCCAGTCGCTGGGACCAGGAACTAAAACGCCCCCACGGACAGAAATGGTACCGCGATCGCCTAATTGACTATCGAAAACAATGGTCTCACGATCTGCAGTTGATCACAGGGCAGGTTCGTGAGATCCCGATGTTCACGTACCAAACTCAGGGACCGGCGGGCGAAGCTCAAATGTTGGCCGCAGATCGCGACGCCCATATCACCATGGTTGGACCGCACTACATGATTCCCAGCGCCGTCAACAGTCGCTACGCAGACAGGTACGGTGATCCCATTCATATGTCGGCGGATGGCGAACGATGGTACGGCGAGCAGGTCGCCAAAGTGATGCATCGCGTTCTGGTTGAAGGAGAAGCCTGGCAACCCCTGCGCCCGAGAAAAGCGTGGATTGCCTCGGACCGGACCAATGTCTGGGTCGAATTTCAGGTGCCCCGCCCTCCCCTGGTCTTGGATCAGACTTTTCTTCCTCGCGAAGAATATCCTCTGGCCGACGGATTCCATTCACTCTATGGGTTCCAAATCCGAGACTCCGCCCGTGCCGTCTTAGGGATCGCAGATGTTAAAGTCGAATCCCCCACGCGCATTCGGATTCAGCTAGCAGCTCCCATGAAAGGCGATACAGACTACACGTTGAGTTACGGACTGCCATATGCCGGTCAAATCGGGAAAATTACCGATATCCGAAAGGGCCCGACAGTTGCAGGCCAAGCAACCACCGAACTTCTGATTGACGGAAACATCGGCCAACAATTGAAACCATTGCTCGCCGCAGGTGCGTTCTACGTCTCAAACATGCTATCCGGCGATGCCTATGCGCGGGCACCGATTCGCCATGTCAACTCAAAAGACGGAGTCACCCTGCTCCGCTTCGAGGACCGCGAACTCCGCAACAACACAGCTTTTTCTGTCGGGCAAACGCTCACCACAATGCGGTCTTTCTCTTACGGAAACCTGAGGGATTCTGATCCAGAAAAAGCAATCTACCGCTTCGCCGACTCAGAGTACGGCACCCGCGCCGGACAGGCCTATCCCTTGTGGAACTGGTGCGTCCTGTTCAAGCAGCTTCCGATTACAGACGAGATTGAGTAA
- a CDS encoding SUMF1/EgtB/PvdO family nonheme iron enzyme, with amino-acid sequence MAISFRCPHCGNSHIFSDDLIGKRLRCQSCQQFATLTTDGSDVETSTSTGRLPVMSRINRWHVLAAGSAMMACLLIAFVMFRAGRESNSPSVATNQSPAPIPDAPPEMPNQPHAPIDTAPTDESANSEVVANHDEGSDEDLPNPEEIPINPNLAPPERITNSIGMELALIPAGDFQMGSPTTESKRDEDELLHKVTLSESYYMGIYEVTQEEYRTVLKRSPSYFSFQGDGRNKLKRDKLKTEDTDRFPVEWVSRAEAMEFCSKLSHNPEERAAERMYRLPTEAEWERACRGGQESRPFSSGESLSSAEANINGNFPYGGGTVGPYLQRTVKVGSYRPNQFGLYDMDGNVSEWCHDQYDASYYRYGTEQDPQGPTHDIKVYVCRGGAWCFGATSSRSAYRNYRPHLRADKNRAFHCNYIGFRVVCAVPIAFREPIFGLGNKDVPSLDELLQKSNELEQDGDFQGAVQHVSRYLKLFPNQREVVIRQAELEQRWAESLEGTGNVERAAEHTALAGRAIDKFVATFEDLSESERTTLRATLFWLARDSAINGDSKQMRTRLKLLFGATYAAIEPIATETIRQVLRSSPGFPDFDAQIYQAALTHLEQRAHDQIQNFEGFEFDFQLTDLDGNRVNLDDQQGKVIIVEFWGTWCPDCRDVVPHLVGLKQDYKQKDFEIIGINYERMAPDESHSSVVEFHDKSQLNYICLIGDGNDEVRNQVPGLSEYPTRLFVDRNGKVRMRVTGYQSRLEIESFVKALLDEKQGNAVNATEPIEPIPQPQANPALQRKAAKKLQLAKQLKSRQKLGIYKDWLLEIVDEYPNTKAAAEATELLEDIKTRGVQKQ; translated from the coding sequence ATGGCAATTTCTTTCCGTTGTCCCCATTGTGGTAACAGTCATATTTTTTCCGACGACCTGATCGGCAAGCGGCTTCGTTGCCAGAGTTGTCAGCAATTCGCGACGCTCACGACCGATGGTTCTGATGTGGAAACCTCAACGTCAACCGGTCGCTTGCCTGTGATGTCACGCATCAATCGGTGGCATGTCCTGGCCGCTGGATCAGCGATGATGGCTTGCTTGCTCATTGCGTTCGTGATGTTTCGTGCAGGGCGCGAGAGTAATTCGCCCAGCGTAGCAACAAACCAGAGCCCGGCCCCCATTCCCGACGCCCCACCGGAAATGCCTAATCAACCACACGCCCCTATCGACACAGCGCCAACTGATGAGTCCGCCAATTCAGAAGTTGTCGCGAATCATGATGAAGGGTCGGATGAGGACTTACCGAATCCTGAAGAAATACCCATCAATCCCAACCTTGCGCCGCCCGAACGGATTACAAACTCAATTGGAATGGAACTGGCGCTCATCCCTGCAGGTGATTTTCAAATGGGGTCACCCACAACGGAGAGCAAGCGCGATGAAGATGAACTTTTACATAAAGTCACGCTGAGCGAATCCTATTACATGGGGATTTATGAGGTCACGCAAGAAGAATACCGAACGGTTTTGAAGCGGAGTCCGAGTTACTTTTCCTTTCAGGGAGATGGACGGAACAAACTCAAGCGAGACAAGCTAAAGACGGAAGACACCGACCGATTTCCCGTGGAGTGGGTTTCGCGCGCGGAGGCTATGGAATTCTGTTCCAAACTGTCTCACAACCCGGAAGAGCGTGCGGCAGAACGTATGTATCGCCTTCCGACTGAGGCTGAATGGGAACGCGCCTGTCGGGGGGGACAAGAAAGCCGACCATTTAGCTCAGGAGAATCGTTATCCTCCGCCGAAGCGAATATTAATGGAAATTTTCCCTACGGGGGTGGCACTGTTGGACCTTATTTGCAGAGAACGGTCAAGGTCGGCTCGTATCGTCCAAACCAGTTCGGTCTGTACGACATGGACGGCAATGTCTCGGAGTGGTGTCACGACCAATACGACGCATCGTATTACCGCTATGGGACTGAACAGGACCCCCAAGGTCCAACGCACGACATTAAAGTCTATGTCTGTCGGGGTGGGGCGTGGTGCTTTGGAGCGACCAGTTCACGATCTGCATACCGAAATTACCGCCCGCACTTACGAGCAGACAAGAATCGCGCATTCCACTGTAATTACATTGGATTTCGTGTAGTCTGCGCCGTTCCGATTGCCTTCCGGGAACCAATATTTGGTCTCGGAAATAAAGATGTCCCCAGTCTTGATGAGTTGTTGCAGAAATCCAATGAGTTGGAGCAGGATGGCGATTTCCAAGGTGCTGTGCAACATGTTTCACGGTACTTAAAACTATTCCCGAACCAGCGGGAAGTCGTTATTCGACAGGCTGAGCTTGAACAACGGTGGGCCGAATCGCTCGAAGGGACTGGAAACGTTGAAAGGGCTGCAGAGCATACGGCCTTGGCAGGTCGAGCCATCGACAAGTTCGTGGCAACGTTCGAGGACTTGTCTGAGTCCGAACGAACGACGCTACGAGCGACGTTATTCTGGCTCGCGCGCGATTCGGCAATAAACGGCGATTCAAAACAGATGCGCACCAGACTCAAATTGTTATTCGGCGCGACCTATGCCGCCATTGAGCCGATTGCCACTGAAACAATTCGTCAGGTTTTGCGATCCAGCCCTGGGTTCCCGGATTTTGATGCGCAAATCTACCAGGCCGCCCTGACACATCTGGAACAACGCGCCCACGACCAGATTCAGAACTTTGAAGGGTTCGAATTTGACTTTCAATTAACAGATTTAGACGGCAATCGGGTCAATCTCGACGACCAACAGGGCAAAGTCATCATTGTCGAATTTTGGGGGACTTGGTGCCCAGACTGTCGCGACGTTGTGCCACACCTGGTCGGCCTGAAACAAGACTATAAACAAAAAGACTTTGAGATTATCGGGATCAACTATGAACGCATGGCGCCGGATGAAAGCCATAGCTCGGTCGTAGAATTTCATGACAAATCGCAGCTCAACTATATTTGCCTGATTGGGGACGGGAATGATGAAGTGCGCAACCAAGTCCCTGGCTTGAGTGAGTATCCAACACGATTGTTTGTGGATCGGAACGGTAAGGTGCGAATGCGAGTTACCGGCTATCAGTCGCGTCTTGAGATAGAATCGTTCGTGAAGGCTTTGCTCGATGAGAAGCAGGGAAATGCCGTGAACGCAACTGAGCCAATCGAACCAATTCCTCAACCACAGGCCAATCCGGCCCTCCAACGGAAAGCGGCAAAAAAACTCCAATTGGCAAAACAACTGAAGTCCCGTCAGAAGCTTGGAATATACAAGGATTGGTTGTTGGAAATCGTAGACGAGTATCCAAATACAAAAGCGGCTGCAGAAGCGACTGAATTATTGGAAGACATCAAAACCCGCGGTGTCCAAAAACAATGA
- a CDS encoding retropepsin-like aspartic protease: MAAGNAQNRPQGDRQESNAYELWLGIPVGEQPPNFYRLLELTPLESDPALIGQAVKRCVSLVEPHLDGRNDRAAKKLLKQIDQVRQTLLSAPDKTRYDDKLRAKLSGSSDALSSASAERLILNIGRDDLNKARWLPEQLLALIAVSALGILAVSVAMVIFLSANEDETVAENRPPRTDPSNKLPKSGTAPREPGGSESSIDVPEIPLDGPVVPHPPAPPAEKRTPITDVVQDSKTENGQTGDPTVSEPNQSFSEPVLRTPATISGMKYPSRFKNVVSTIVLKPQEVLAERGVEVIDDRLVLREEIELKTLMDAMGELEDEMNRAQKAQKSLSGKIGSVDKTIQRLTGQMMRLNVQMRKLPPKAVLQNNQIVAEMNSVSGKRDLKIKDKIDLEANLDTARAKEVQARGAYIEQILKMNHLAEKIDAKYRQLIDDPEVQSSVAALNQKLGDDRKAALERSSELEEQLARVATLAASVLSEVIPIRRTRGNSLYVEATLNGKNTISMVLDSGASLVCLPHKVAVAVGVHTKDTDQKILIQIANGETIKGTAVVIPTMRVGKFTIRNVEAVIIGPEAPNTPTLLGMSFLRHFQFKIDPAANALKLISISSQTHEAKKNN; this comes from the coding sequence ATGGCGGCGGGTAACGCACAGAATCGTCCCCAGGGAGATCGTCAGGAGTCCAACGCTTATGAATTGTGGTTGGGAATTCCCGTAGGTGAGCAGCCTCCCAACTTTTATCGGTTACTCGAACTGACGCCTCTGGAATCCGATCCGGCCCTCATCGGACAGGCGGTGAAACGCTGCGTGAGTCTCGTTGAACCTCATCTTGATGGCCGCAATGATCGTGCCGCCAAGAAACTGCTGAAGCAGATCGATCAGGTGCGGCAAACTCTGCTGAGTGCGCCGGATAAGACACGCTATGACGACAAGCTCCGCGCGAAACTAAGCGGCAGTTCGGATGCATTGTCTTCTGCATCAGCGGAGCGGTTGATTCTCAATATTGGACGCGATGATTTGAACAAAGCGCGTTGGCTGCCGGAGCAACTCCTGGCGCTTATCGCCGTCAGTGCATTGGGAATTCTCGCCGTCAGCGTCGCGATGGTTATTTTTCTGTCCGCGAATGAAGATGAGACCGTTGCCGAGAATCGACCGCCGCGGACCGATCCCTCGAATAAGCTTCCGAAATCGGGGACAGCCCCACGGGAACCCGGTGGAAGTGAATCGTCAATTGATGTGCCGGAAATACCGCTAGATGGGCCAGTTGTTCCCCATCCGCCAGCCCCTCCTGCAGAGAAGAGAACGCCCATAACTGATGTTGTTCAAGATTCTAAAACGGAAAACGGGCAAACTGGCGACCCCACGGTAAGTGAACCTAATCAATCGTTCAGTGAGCCCGTTCTTAGAACGCCTGCAACGATATCGGGCATGAAATATCCTTCCCGCTTTAAAAACGTCGTCTCGACTATCGTTCTTAAGCCGCAGGAAGTCTTGGCCGAACGTGGCGTAGAGGTCATCGATGATCGGTTAGTGCTGCGCGAAGAAATCGAACTTAAGACTTTGATGGATGCGATGGGTGAGTTGGAGGACGAGATGAACAGAGCGCAGAAAGCCCAAAAGAGCCTCAGCGGGAAGATCGGCAGTGTGGATAAAACAATCCAACGGCTTACCGGCCAGATGATGAGATTAAATGTGCAGATGCGAAAGCTCCCTCCCAAGGCGGTGCTGCAAAATAATCAAATTGTGGCCGAGATGAACAGCGTAAGCGGCAAACGCGATCTTAAAATCAAAGACAAAATAGACCTCGAAGCCAACCTTGATACGGCCCGCGCAAAAGAAGTCCAGGCACGAGGGGCTTACATCGAGCAGATTTTGAAGATGAATCATTTGGCCGAGAAAATTGATGCGAAATATCGACAGCTCATCGATGACCCAGAAGTGCAGAGTTCAGTGGCTGCGTTAAATCAAAAACTTGGCGACGACCGGAAAGCTGCATTGGAGCGATCCTCGGAACTGGAAGAGCAATTGGCACGAGTCGCAACCTTAGCAGCTTCCGTGCTATCCGAAGTCATTCCGATTCGACGGACGCGGGGCAATAGTCTGTATGTTGAAGCGACTTTAAACGGAAAAAACACGATATCCATGGTGCTTGATTCGGGAGCGAGTCTGGTTTGCTTGCCGCACAAAGTGGCGGTCGCCGTTGGCGTGCACACGAAAGACACAGACCAGAAAATATTAATTCAAATTGCCAATGGCGAAACAATCAAAGGGACAGCAGTGGTCATTCCAACCATGCGTGTCGGGAAATTCACGATAAGGAATGTGGAAGCTGTGATCATTGGCCCCGAAGCCCCAAACACTCCCACTTTGTTAGGGATGAGTTTTCTGCGTCATTTTCAATTCAAAATTGATCCGGCTGCGAATGCGTTGAAATTGATTAGCATCAGCTCGCAAACTCACGAAGCGAAGAAGAATAACTGA